One Vanrija pseudolonga chromosome 5, complete sequence genomic window, GTTGAGCACGCGCCGGCGGAAGCTGCACCGTCAGTGGGGCTGCCGTCTGCCGTCTGTCTAGAAGCCGAAgcacacactcacacctcGTCGTGGGACCGCTTGCTCCCAAACGCCATGCGCACATGCTCCTGGGTCCTGATGCCCTTCTTGAGCGACCGCTCGACTTTcttgtcgctgctgctggtggagAAGCCAGGCTGTGGGCGTCTGTCAGTCACAGCCGATGATGCAACCCTCTTGTTCTGCGCAtcgctccctccctcgctctCTCCCTCCCTGTACGCACCCATCCAGTGTACAGGTCCGCCCCCATCGCCCAGCCGACTGGCGCCATGTTTTGAGTCATGGTGGAGTGCGtgtgcgggggtgggggcgggggatgGGGGTTGGCGGCGTGTCTGTTCCTGTCCTGTCTGCCGAGGTCGTTTATTTATCTCCTGGCTGCGTCAAGGGCCGAATGATAACagcggtgggtggtgctctcctcgtcgtcgccactcAAGCCTCTGCTCGTCGACAGGCAGCCGACATGGACGCAAAAATTATAAGACGCGAGTACGAGTggcgggctgggggtggtgctgctgctggaagAGCGCACTGCAAGTGGGGAATGGGGTGTGGTTAGGTTGCCGTTGTTTTATTTGTACATCACGCCTGTCGTCTGTCCATCCATGCCGTGTACATCTCCCGCGCGAGACCCAACAGCAGCCCACATCCAAGATCTAGAATCCTTTGGGTCTGGTGGCGTCCCTCCCGCAAAACGCAAGTCTCCAAGAGACGTCGTGCTGGAACGGCGCCATACGCGGGGACATGGGGGGAGGGCATGGGGTGCAGCAACTCGGTGGTGGTCACGAGTCACGAGGGGTCATGCCTCTCTCCACGCgggagcgcgcggcgaggggtaAGGGAGGGAGAGGGTAGGTGGAttgcgtgcgtgcatgcaTTACTGCACCACGCTGGCCTGCTGACTGCCTGCCTTGATGCCTGACTGCGTCTTTGAGGAACCACCCGCCGACCAAACGGGCATTGTGCATGCTGGCAGGTTTCCTGTGCCGTTGTGCAGTCGTCAAGCTCCCTCTCCGCTGCTGGCCCACCCGAGATACCCCTCTGCCGTTGCTCTTCGGTGCCTGGGGACGACACTTGGCCACTGCGTTGAAAGCTTTCcacatgccgccgccgtctgcgCGCGTACTAGCATTGCTTTCTGTGTGTTCTCTGCCTCTGCACATCTTCGCGGCGTTCGGAGTAACACGACTGGCTGGTCGAGGCCCAGCCAACCTCGGCTCCAGCCATCTCTCtcctgccgcgccgccgcctcacgCTCCACTGCGCGGGGACACACCAGCACCACTTCACTAGTCTCAAACGTTGTCCCCATCCCACAATTTCAGGTTGAACATCTGAGACAGTCTTGCATGATCGACtggcgcacgcgcgtgcaGTTAAAGTCTATGCATAGGGTACAACAAGTCTGTCCCTGTGGACGGCAATACCCTGGTAACAATACAACGTGGTCGGGGCCCAGTTAAGCTACAAGCTACAAGCTTCATTTCATCACTAGGCAATGGAGGGGTGGCAGGGTGGCTCAGTTTAGAAACTGCCTAACTGCCTAGTGTTTCTTGatgctgcagcagcacccggcgccgccttCATAAGTCTCACACTTGGCTCGGCGTGACGGGCCTCTTATTGCCAGTCTTTACGTCAAGACGACTTGGGCGACTTTACGTCGtcttgtcgacggcgcgagtCGACGCGCGACCATTCTGaaacgacgccgtcgacacgATCGGCACCATCAAACACCAGCACGCGTtggctcggctcggcacgGACGCGTGCGCTCGGGCATCAAGCACTATCATGCTTGGCCttcgtgctcgtcgtgcttGGCGCGGAGGGCCGACAGCCGGGTCATGAggctcgagcgccggcggccgccggcTCCGGCCAGCGGCAGGCCAGTGACGATCGCGCTCGTCATGGGGTCGGGTGCGCGGAGGTGGGGGACGGCGTCGTGGTGCGCCTGGGCGACGGGGAGGTCGTATGCCAGGTGCCGCAGGAAGCCGCCGCTCCGTGATGGTGACGAGCCTGTTGGCGAGGatgctgtcgacgacgcgttggACGTGGCGGGCGACAGCGGCTGCGTgaggccgtcctcgagcaggtcgagcgggaACGGGTTGCtctcgacgtgctcgagctcgtagTCGAGGCTCTCGAGCGAcgtgtcgtcgcgcagctcgaccgcctcgatGGTGTGTACTGGCTCTGGGGCGAGgatgctcgacggcgcgagccGCCACGCGTGCCGCGCAGCGTGGAACGTGTCGGCAAAGTGCGGGTACTTgatctcgagcagctcgagcttggGCCCGAGGTAGAGCTTGTTGCCGTACCGCTGAAACTTGGTGTCGAGGTAAGTGTGGATCACACGGACGCGGTAGCTGCGTGTGGTTAGTGGTTGTGCtggagtgggtggggtgagggGCGCCgtgcggggcgggcggagcGTGTCCGTCCACCTAGTGGCGTGCACATTGCGTCTCGACCACCCGCGAAAGGGTTGGTGAGACAACAGAATGAGTGTGCCACCTCGCtgggtcgcgcgcgccgccgcctccgcgtGCAACTCGCGCCACGCGAGCAATACTCACTCGGGATCCACCGATTGATCAGAGCTAAAGGCGGCATCGACGTCCTGGTGAGTGACAATGCCGTACACCTTTGTCGAGTCCTGCGAGTGTGTGTCAGTGGGTGTCGTTGGTGCATACAACCGTGGCAAATGGTGGCAGCCAGTTGCCACGGTGTGTGGTGGCCGATGTCCCAgccgcggccggccgggGGTCACCGAGCCCGGTCTTGGCTTTGGCCCCGTGTGTGCTCACCTTCAGCCAGCCAAACGAGCTCATGGGCGCGTGAGGGGGGTAGATTGCACCTGCGTCGAACATTGTGCAGCAGGGGAGTGGGTgcgtggtgtggtgtgtaCTGTTTGCTAAAGCTACTCTAGTCTCTCAGACTTTTATTCCTGGGTGGCAAGAATAGGCGCGTGAGCCCATCCACATTGTTTGGCTTTATGGTCGACTCGAAGGTGCCAAGCGACGGTCACGTTACGGGATACCGGCGCCGGTCACTTGACAAGAGGAGCAGCGTGCTTGCTCGCTGACGGGTCTCGGCCGCGGGCGGCTTATCTCTGCATGTGCTATGCCAAATGTTGCGACCGAACTGACTGCAGTCACCCGCCGCACAAGAAGCGAGCGGCGGCTCTGACCCGAAGCCTTGGGAAAGGTCGTCGGGCTACTCCGCCTCTGCCACCAccggggggcggggggcaaTTTGActcacccgcccacccgTCCGCTGGCCGCTCAGTGCTGCCGACCGACTATACACCTCACGTCTGCATGCATTCTGCAGCTGTGTGCGGCAGTTGCATGCATACATGCACAGCGGTATGCAGCTAGCCCCGTCGAGATACTCTGGGCGAGGGCTCCGCATGTGGCGCTGCTTGCCAAGCCGACTAGAGAGTGACGCCGCACGCAAACATTGCTCGCCTGAGGCGTGTGGTCAGCTGACCAGCCCATGCGTCACCAGATCCTCGTAGTCAGCCACGATGTGTGGAATCgtgacgtcgacgcgcacaTCATCATCACAAGCACAAGCGACCTATCAcggtgcgtgcgtgctgccCGCCGTGACAGACATCGGGAGCAACGCTCGCCTACGACAACTAGAGCAACAGCTCGCTTCACACGTCCCACCCAGCACCACACGGCCATGTCCACTCCACCATCTGTAATGCGCCATAATCTCCAACAATAGATGCCGATCTCCAACTCTGCGCACCACAACATCACCGCAGGCACCCGCGCGCAGGCGTGGCGGGTGAGTTCCACCCTCTCCGTCGGCGGAGACAGCCGGCTATTATCTGACTCTGAGTCGAGCACAAGGCCTCGACTCGCACCACTCATCCCGTTCACGGAGTCTCCGTCGAGGCAGCCTGCCGTGCCTGATAACCGAGAGAACGCCGGAGTATCTTGCCCGCCCATCACTTGCGCCACTCTCTCCAGTTGCCCTTCCGACTCGGCATGCcggtcgtgctgctgcttgcgcgcgcagcagtggCCAGTCGGGTGCCGAGGATGGACTTGGCGGGTTGTGGTGCATGCTCCATCCCGAGCACCATCGTGGCACTGCCAACCGATCGCCGGCGACCACCCGGCAACGACCCGACCACCCGAAGGCACTCTGCCTGCACGTGCGCTCTCGGGCCGGATCGGCGCCGTGGTGAGCTTGAGCACGAGCAATGTCGAGCAAGTGCTGCATGTTTGGGAATACGGCCGAGTGGGCGGGTAGAGTCTCTGCGACGTGGGATTCAGTGTGCTGATGCTACCCGATCGGATATgctgagctcgaggagaggagcgagtggccggcggcgaggggcgagacgagcgcgagTACGCCGCGGGCAGTTGGCGGGAAACGAGCGCACTGTTTGGAGTGGCAGGCAGACAGACTCGTCGACTCTCTCCATCGCATCATGTTCGCGTGCTCATGTTCTCTTCCCCAAGATGAATATCCATCCAACTGTCAAAGCACGCAGCCCAGCATCCgtgcgacgcgacgaggcgcgcagaGGCGTTTTGCCAAGCCGTCAAAGCCCAACGCCACCATGCTCCGTCTTCCCACTGAGATCTCAACTCCCCGATCCAGACGTCTGCCGCTGACATGACCATCCACAACCTCACCTCACGACCTCACCATGCCCCGCGTAGCACTCATCACAGGCTGCTCGGAACCCACGTCAatcggcgcggcgatcgcgctcgagctccaccggcgcggcgtgcgagtGTTCGCTACCGCGCGGCGCATCGAGACGCTCAAGCCGCTCGCCGAAGCGGGGTGCGATGTGCGTCGGGCGCGAGTCTGCGACCGAAGGCTAactgacgacgacaccagacgctcgagctggacgttaccaaggccgagtcgatcgcggccgccgtcggcgctgtcACGTCCGCCGCGGGGCGGCTCGACATCCTCATCAATAATGTAAGCTCAGGGTGTGCAGCGCTGACCCACTAGGCCGGCGTGAgcggcaccgcgccgctcctcgagACGGACCTGGACCGCATGCGCGCGCTGTACGAAGTGAACGTGTTCGGCCCCTTGGCCCTCGCGCAGGCCTTCACGCCGCTGCTCCacagcgagcagcacgacaGCGTCATACTCAACGTCGGCTCGGGGGCGTGCTGGGGCCCGCCCATGCTCGGCGCGTACGGCAGCTCCAAGGCGGCCATCCAGGCGTGGTCGGACGCGCTGAggcgcgagctggcggggTCGCGCATCCACGTGGTGACGCTCGAGCTGCgtgcgtcgcggcgccgtgtcCTGCTTCCCGCTGACGACGTCACTAGTCGCCGTCAACACGCCGCTCTGTAAGCTCGACAAGACGTTCGCTCTGCACTCTTCCACGCCGAGCGGGCTTTTCCCAAACTTTGCCGAGTGGGACCGCATgttcgccgacgaggccaaaGTCCAAGCGgagcgcggtgcgcgtcCCGCCGACGTGGCGCGGCGTATCGCCAATGTCGTGCTGGCCAAGAAGCCGCCCGGGAAGATATGGGCGGGGAACCCCGCGTGGCTGTTTCGATACTTCTGGCCCCTCGCGCCCGTCAAGCTCATGGACTATGCGTtctggctcgtcggcaaggtcaagggGTTCGATCCGACCACCGCTGCGAGGGTGCCGGCTGAGACGAGtggcgccgcccccgtctGAGCGCGGAGGGCGATGTGGTGTACTGTACATATAGTTTGATCATGTAAGTCATGTTCAGACTGCGAGCGTGTATGGGTGCCCAGTGGACCATACGGGTTCGAGGAAACCCGGTCCCCGCGCACACAGCCGATCCGGCAAGACTCCGAGGTGCGATTCACAAACTTGGACGCCACATTGACTCCTTCAACATGACTGTCATGTTTGGTGAGGGACCAACAATAAAACCCCCCGTCTCTTGGCATAGGAACAATGCTGGGGCTCCTCGGGGCATTAATGTGATGCGCCCGTGTCATTATGGATGTGCTTCAGTGTACAATTGTGCTCATCGGGCCGTGGTATCGGCGCCGGAAGATAGTGCCTAAAGCCGCTTCGGAGTACCAGAGCCAACGTTCTTGGGCCGCTTCGGGCCTTCCACCGCCAACAGTGTTCTTGGCACCCCGCTCGGAGCATTACACGGCCCGGAGCGTCGGCCATGTCCTACGACTTgactcggcgcggcgccgggcgcggcAACACAGAGCCAGCTCAACAACGTATAATGCAGCGCAGCACAGGTCTGAACTCCAAGATGACATTCCCATATAACCCTACTGAACTTCTCACACTTTCACTCTTCTCCCACAACCCTACTACACACACAGCCAGCTCAACCGCGCTCAGATACCCTGGGCGTGGTTCATACgagcgtcgaggtcgcgctcaaTGTTCGTCTTGTGGCCCTTCCACTTGCGGAGGttgacgcgctcgacgaagAGCTCGTGGatctcggccgacgagcggcccATCGACTCGGGCATGATGAAGTAGGCGAGGACGGTGCCGGGGATGCCGAGGCACACGAAGAACCACGCGGCCTTGACGGCCCACTTCTGGATCATGAGCGGCAGGCAGAAGTTGATGAGGATGGCCCAGATGTTGCAGAAGGCGAGGCCCCAgccggtcgcgcgcgccttgAAGCGCAGCTCGGGCATCTCGGTGAGGTACGCGTACGAGGTCGACCCCTGGAGCTGGTTGCAGAAGTTGGCGAACACGCCACCGAACACGAGCacagcgccgagcttggcatTCTCGTACTGGAAGCAGCCGATGATGGCCATGATGAGCACACCCGTGCAGGCGCCGCTGAAGCCGATGAGGGTCATCCGGCGACGGCCGATAACGTcaacgagcgcggcgtcaaggAGAACAGAGGCCCTGGGTAGTGTTAGCGCACGGACAGGGCACCGCAGATCAAAGGAGTGGAGAAAGTGGCGGTTGGGAATCGGCAGTCGACGTGGAGGATCGGCACTCAAAAGTGCCACTTTGACCGTCCTCCATCCTCCAACCTTTCCAACCTTTCACAACGTCTCCGAACACCTCCAAAGACCTCAAAATCGCGCTTACCATCCAACGCAAGTGAGAATAAGCGTCACGTTGAAAGGGTCCTTGTTGCCGGCGAGCTGGAAGAAGTAGGTCGCGTACGAGGtgaagagggcgaggccggcaaACTGCTGAAGGACCTTGGGGTAGCAGCCAATGAGGAAACGCTTCAGGTTGAGTCCGGTGAGGATAGCGAACGGACCCTGGgacttggcctcgagctcccaGCGCTTCTGCTGCTCAATGGTAGCGGCGATGATGGAGATctcgtggtcggcgtcgaagCCCGGCACGCCCTTGTAGTTCCACTGGAGGACCTtcttggcgcgctcgagcttgtTCTTGCGGACCAGCCACCAGGGGGACTCGGGAAGGATGATGAAGATGCCGGCCATGAGACCGATCATGGCGAACTGGGTGTAGATCATCTGTCCGGGTTAGAATGGCTCCggagagggagggaaggggcACTCACAATGCGCCAGTCGTAAGGGTGCGTCTTGTTGCGGCTGTAGAGGGCGATCGAGGCGAAGAACTGGCCAAAGGCGAACCAGCTGGGACGTGTTAGCAGGGGCCAGGGGTGTCTCGGTGTTCGCTGAGCGAGATCTCGCTGAGAGAGGGAGGTAGAGGGGTCGACTGATTGCCGCCACTAATTCGCGCCACGTGAACCACGTGGCGCCCCGCACTCTGACCCTACTTTCCAACCCTGTCCGCAGAAAGTCTGGACGCACGACTCGATCTACTCACAAGCTGtaggccacgacgacgatacCACGGATCTGGACGGCGGCCATCTCGTTGATGTACACGGGCAAGTTGACCTGGATGGCGCCGACACCCATGCCGGCAATGAGACGCGCAATGGTCCAGTTCCACCACACCTTGCTGAGGCACTCGGTCATGGCGGCCTGCGAGCGGGAGAGTTAGAGTTGCGGTCTTCACCAGGTCACCACCAGCGGTCACCACCACTAGGCCACTACTCAcaagggcgagcacgacacAGCAGAcccagacgccgccgcggcgaccgaGCCACTCGAGCGGCCACTGGACAACAAACTGGCCCAGGACCATACCCGCCGAGTAGACACCGCCAAAGGTAGAAACGTGCTTGGGGTCGAGCTTGGTGCCGCCGTTGGAGAACTGCTTGATGAAGCCCTTGTTGGCGACGATGGACGCAATCATCTGGTGCTGGTAACCTGGTCGTTAGCGCGGCCGCGATCTCGGAGTCACCCACCATCGAGAGCGGCGCAGAGACCGGCGGCGAAACAGACCAAAATGATACGCCTGAAGACCTTGACACTCTTCAAGAGGCTGAACGAGTCAAGCTCCGACTTGAGCTGCGTGTCCGAGAACTCGGTCGCCTTCTGGATgatgacgccgtcggccgtcgcctcgACATGGGtgacctcggccttctcgtcgtaAGCGCTGACCTCTGGGCGCTGCGACATGGTGAAGAAATTTCTTTTGCTGTTGCTTGCTGTTCTTGACTCGACCGCGGGGAAGTTGTGGAGGTGTCGAGATGTGTCTTGCGGGGCCGACTTGGGGTATCGCCCTCAAGGTTCTTATAAACGCCTGGCCAGAGCTGCGCGACTCCGGCCTCTGCGGactggcagcggcgagcaagATGCGCGATGCACAGGGTTGCCCAACATGTCTCCGGGGGGTAGGGGGAGATCGAGGCTCCAGAGTGCCTGCCAAGCGACGTCCGAAGCGGAGCCCCCGGCATGCCGTTCCGGACCAAATGTTCGTCGTAGGCGAGTGGACGGCGCACGGCCAGAGTCTCGGACCTCATCTGGAggtggcgccgacggccaagatccagcagcggcggtgggccAAGCGCGAGCGAAGGCCAAGATCCAGCGAATGCCGCCGCGTCAAGGGTCCCTACATGGCCACTGtccgtcgccctcggccttggaggTCCCCGCTGGGCGAGTGCGTGCGCCGACGGTGCTGCCCACCACCGGGGTGAACCCGCCTGTCCCTGCCCTTAATTCGTGGCGGCCTTCATCCGACAGGCATGGGGCGACATGCGCGCCGGATCCTGCACGCCTGCACGCCTGTGGAGTACGCATTCGGGTTCGGCCCCGACAACGGACCGAGGTCCGAGTGGACTTCGCGGATCGTCTGTCTTCTAttcctccttctcctcgatGTCGGAACACTCCAAGCGCGATTAACGCGCATGCATCCGGAAAGATAACAGTGGCGCACCACAACTCGCCCGTGTTTCTCGCTTACGTCTTAACCCGAGACTCCGGGACGCGTCCAAGGTCCTGCAACGTTGGCGGTGACTCCCGCTTGTGTCAACGAGTTCGGTGCCAGGTCGGAGGCAGCCCCGGGCGCTACCGTTCCGGAGTACCCGCCGTTCTAGAGCGCGTGACGTCGCCCCTGTGCTGCTCCCCACGCCTGGTGCCCGCtcggcacctcggcgcctcggctCCCCACCACACTCTTGCCCGGTggtgcggggcggcggcgggtgtggGGGCCAACCAGTCGGCCAGCAACGTCGACCTCCGGCCCGGACGCACCTTGGCATCGCACCCAACGCCGACTCGCGCAGTTAATatgagcagcgcgccgactaCGTCTCCGCCTTCATTCCCCGCACATACCGCAAACTCAATCACCATGGGCTCTGTCGACTCTACAGCATACCAGCGCAAGTGGTGGAAGGAGGCCAACGTCTACCAGCGTAagttggcggcgcgcgcgtgtgaTTTCCCACCACTTACTCAACTCCAGTCTACCCCGCCTCCTTTGCCGACCATGCcgcccacggccacggcacGCTCCGCGGCATCACTGAGCGCGTGCCCtacctcaaggagctcggcatcgacgtcGTCTGGGTCAGCCCCATCTTCGAGTCGCCCCAGGCCGACATGGGCTACGACATTAGCGACTACCGCAAGATTGACCCCCGCTACGGCGACCTCAACGACTGGGACGCGCTCCGCGACGCATGCCACGAGCGCGGCATGAAGCTCGTCATGGACCTTGTTGTCAACCACTCGTCGGACAAGCACGCCTGGTTCaccgagtcgcgcgccgacAAGACCAACCCCAAGCGTGACTACTACTACTGGCACCCTGGAAAGGTCAACGACAAGGGCGAGCGTGTTCCCCCAAACAactggcgctcgcgcttcgGCCTGTAAGTGGTCGGCGTGGTAGACGTGCAGGAGCGCCGCTGACATGCCCAGCGGCTCGGCTTGGCAGTGGGACGAGCAGTCGCAGGAGTACTACTTCCACCAGTTCCTCAAGGAGCAGCCCGACCTCAACTGGACCAACCCCAAGCTCCGCGAGGAGGTGTACGAGATGATGCGCTGGTGGCTCGACCGTGGCTGCGACGGCTTCCGCATGGACGTGATCAACTTCATTGCCAAGGCGCCTGGATGGCCCGACGCGCCCATCAACGACCCCGAGCAGCCGTTCCAGGCTCCCGGCAACCTCGCGTGGAACCGCCCCGAGGTCCACCCCCTCCTGCAGGAGATGCACGAGAAGGTGCTCAAGGACTATGACGCGTtctgcgtcggcgaggcTCCCGGCAAGGAGGGCCCCGAGTCGTTCGCCGTCTACTCGCGCCCCGAGAACAACGAGCTCCAGATGGTCTTCAACTTCCACACGCAGTACTTTGACCGCGCCGTGTACGAGAAGAAGTGGAACAAGGACTGGAAGCTGTCCAAGTTGAAACAGATCTTCACCCAGTGGCATACTGAGCTGCCCGCGTACGGCGGCTGGATGGCCAACTAGTAAGTCGGCTCGTACTTCCATGGCAAGCACGCCGCCCTaacaccccacccagcctcGAGAACCACGACCAGCCCCGCATGGTGACCCGTGTGGGCTCAGAGTTGCCCGAGTGGCGCGCCAAGTcggccaagctcaacgccCTCTTCCACACGTCGCTCACGGGCACAATCTTCGTGTTCCAGGGCCAGGAGATTGGCCAGGTCAACCTGCCCCGCGAGTggcccgaggaggagtacAAGGACGTGTCGTCGGTGCAGCGTCTGGCTGCTGAGCGCGCTTGGTGCGACGCACAGGGCATCACTGGCGAGGCGAAGGAGGCGTACATTACCAAGATCCGCAccgacctgcgcgaggccggccgCGATAACGGCCGCACGCCGATGCAGTGGGACGCGACCGAGTACGCCGGCTTCTCCAAGGCCAAGCCATGGATGCGCGTCGTGGACGACTACCCCCAGTGGAAtgtcgccagccagcgcgccgaccccgacagCGTGTGGTACTTCTACCAGAAGCTGCTCGCCCTGCGCaaggagcgcctcgcgctcgtgtacGGCACGTTTGTgcccctcgacgaggcgagcgaggagaaCTACAGCTACATCCGCCACGACGAGCACACGGGCGAGAAGCTGCTTGTTCTGCTCAACtttgcgcgcggcgagggcggacccggcggcctcggccacggcACGACCATCACTGTCGACCCCAAGGCGTGGGGCGTGGACGTCAGCAAGGCGCGCCTGCTTGTTTCCAACGACAGCGCCAAGGTCGGCTCGGGCATCGACGGCCCCATCACCCTCGACAACTGGGCCGGCCGCGTCTACGTCTTGGAAGAGGCCAAGCGTCTCCCCAACTAGCTCGCTTCATAACTGCTGTGTACAATATAGTAGCATGCATGGACTCTGTAGTTTGCGTGTACtgtggtgatggtgatgtTACAGGAGTACTATATACATTCGGCCGCCGGCCACAACGAGGCAGCTGCGGTGACGTCGCTAGCATCGCAGCGGGTCAatcgccgcggcctcggcggcaggaAAGGCGCGGGGTACGAAGCCAGGCGacggtgggggtggtggcggcggtggcggcgcgtcgtccctGTAGTCTTGTGATTCTCCTTCTTCTAGGTCTacaccgacgccggctgCGGCACCCCCCGCTGCGATGGCGCGCAGACGTAGGTCGAGCAGCCTTGTCGCCTCGGGCTCAGGGTCGTCCTTCGCGTACGCCGGCAGGCCGGCCtgcccgtcgacgtcgaggtcgtctgCGCCGAGGGGACgggtgacggcgacgggcgcgccCATGAGTGCttcgacgcgcgcgccgcgcgtctccgtcacctcgccgcgggctgtcggcgccgagtgctGTAGCAGTGTCGCGAGCtcggagggcggcggcaggacGCGCGATGGGGGCAGGTTGAAGGCTATCCTTACTGCgtggagcgcgtcggcgtgctctgGGCGCTGGAGGTCAGCGTTGGTCAGCAGGGCCACAACTCACCGCTCGTTCGACTGCCTCGAGCTTGTCAGCTagcacggccgcgccgcgccgcttgcTCTTGTTCTCGACGTAGGCCTTGGTGAACTTGTATGCGTAGCTGGGTGTTAGGTGGGCCAAAGGGATGAGAGCAACATACGCTGGGTCGCGCAGGCacacgtcgaggtcgagggcagcgacAAGCGCCTTGGTGGTCGTGAGCGTGGACAGTTTGGGCTGCGAGGTGAGCTTGGTCCTACTAGGGCGAGCTCACAGTGATTGTCACAGACTGGTTCATGTAGTCTGGcactgcgcgccgccgctccagcCGGGTCTGGGCGTTGCCCGCGCGGAGAGTCGCGATGCGCGACGGCCCAGCGTTGCTCGAACcgtccgacgccgccgatACCTGGCGGGAGAGAGAGACGCGGGGGCTCGAGAAGGCTGACGAGAGACGGGAGTCGATGCccgagggcgggcgggacgCGAAGAGACTCATGTTTCGTGGGGTGGATGATGATGGTGGTCGAAAGCAACAACAGCGTACGTCTTATCCACAGAACAGTTGCACTGCAGCGTCGTGCCCTCCACCGTGTGCCGAGATTGTTGACGCTCTTGGCCGTCTTGGCTTGCCGAGTAGCACCGAATATGCGATTGCGGGAGTGCTGCTTGGTGGACGTTTTGATAATGGCTAGGTGTACCCGACGCTGCTGATGGCAGCGAGCGAACAGAAGTCCAGATGCACGTCTGGCGAACTCCAAAAGATGGGACGGGGATGCCAAATGGCATCGGCCTTTTTGGTCACTTTGCGGAC contains:
- the HXT2_0 gene encoding High-affinity glucose transporter HXT2, translating into MSQRPEVSAYDEKAEVTHVEATADGVIIQKATEFSDTQLKSELDSFSLLKSVKVFRRIILVCFAAGLCAALDGYQHQMIASIVANKGFIKQFSNGGTKLDPKHVSTFGGVYSAGMVLGQFVVQWPLEWLGRRGGVWVCCVVLALAAMTECLSKVWWNWTIARLIAGMGVGAIQVNLPVYINEMAAVQIRGIVVVAYSFWFAFGQFFASIALYSRNKTHPYDWRIMIYTQFAMIGLMAGIFIILPESPWWLVRKNKLERAKKVLQWNYKGVPGFDADHEISIIAATIEQQKRWELEAKSQGPFAILTGLNLKRFLIGCYPKVLQQFAGLALFTSYATYFFQLAGNKDPFNVTLILTCVGWASVLLDAALVDVIGRRRMTLIGFSGACTGVLIMAIIGCFQYENAKLGAVLVFGGVFANFCNQLQGSTSYAYLTEMPELRFKARATGWGLAFCNIWAILINFCLPLMIQKWAVKAAWFFVCLGIPGTVLAYFIMPESMGRSSAEIHELFVERVNLRKWKGHKTNIERDLDARMNHAQGI
- the ayr1_2 gene encoding NADPH-dependent 1-acyldihydroxyacetone phosphate reductase, with amino-acid sequence MPRVALITGCSEPTSIGAAIALELHRRGVRVFATARRIETLKPLAEAGCDTLELDVTKAESIAAAVGAVTSAAGRLDILINNAGVSGTAPLLETDLDRMRALYEVNVFGPLALAQAFTPLLHSEQHDSVILNVGSGACWGPPMLGAYGSSKAAIQAWSDALRRELAGSRIHVVTLELLAVNTPLCKLDKTFALHSSTPSGLFPNFAEWDRMFADEAKVQAERGARPADVARRIANVVLAKKPPGKIWAGNPAWLFRYFWPLAPVKLMDYAFWLVGKVKGFDPTTAARVPAETSGAAPV
- the mal1_1 gene encoding Alpha-glucosidase, which translates into the protein MSSAPTTSPPSFPAHTANSITMGSVDSTAYQRKWWKEANVYQLYPASFADHAAHGHGTLRGITERVPYLKELGIDVVWVSPIFESPQADMGYDISDYRKIDPRYGDLNDWDALRDACHERGMKLVMDLVVNHSSDKHAWFTESRADKTNPKRDYYYWHPGKVNDKGERVPPNNWRSRFGLGSAWQWDEQSQEYYFHQFLKEQPDLNWTNPKLREEVYEMMRWWLDRGCDGFRMDVINFIAKAPGWPDAPINDPEQPFQAPGNLAWNRPEVHPLLQEMHEKVLKDYDAFCVGEAPGKEGPESFAVYSRPENNELQMVFNFHTQYFDRAVYEKKWNKDWKLSKLKQIFTQWHTELPAYGGWMANYLENHDQPRMVTRVGSELPEWRAKSAKLNALFHTSLTGTIFVFQGQEIGQVNLPREWPEEEYKDVSSVQRLAAERAWCDAQGITGEAKEAYITKIRTDLREAGRDNGRTPMQWDATEYAGFSKAKPWMRVVDDYPQWNVASQRADPDSVWYFYQKLLALRKERLALVYGTFVPLDEASEENYSYIRHDEHTGEKLLVLLNFARGEGGPGGLGHGTTITVDPKAWGVDVSKARLLVSNDSAKVGSGIDGPITLDNWAGRVYVLEEAKRLPN